A single genomic interval of bacterium harbors:
- a CDS encoding sulfatase encodes MLRAPFRLFLIVACFGVAAFLAGGCGEPAPRPNIVLVVLDTVREDVAARDPAARPVLAALAAESTVFTNAWATAPWTVPSHASMFTGLLAAGHHCTHQNPRLDADKTTLAELLGQAGYATAAFYSNPWLSDRTTGLLRGFATVQEAPVQGGVAGDAGTWRGDQGGRASVGWFRRWLRSRGPEQPFFAFVNLLEAHLPYDPPADVRRHLLPQRDPDDLVTGEWGMEYQAGLHAFGEVDWARHRDLYWGDVATVDGLLGGIVAALTEAGHVEDTVLIVCSDHGENLGDHGLVDHQFSLHESLLAVPLIVRAPGLLAAGERTEPVLLSDIFATVGDLAGFTAPVPTPHSRSLLGGPAPAGRALVAEYARPQGHLVGSLARLNPDLDRGAIDRALRSIRVGDVRLTLADDGEVQLHDLAADPGQEHNVFAERPGDVKALRALLEQELAAYRPGGRSEVELDEATREKLRSLGYVR; translated from the coding sequence ATGCTCCGGGCGCCGTTCCGCCTGTTCCTCATCGTGGCCTGTTTCGGGGTCGCCGCGTTCCTCGCCGGTGGTTGCGGCGAGCCCGCGCCCCGACCGAACATCGTGCTCGTCGTGCTCGACACGGTGCGCGAAGATGTCGCGGCCCGCGATCCGGCCGCCCGTCCGGTCCTGGCGGCCCTGGCGGCCGAGAGCACGGTCTTCACCAACGCCTGGGCCACCGCGCCCTGGACGGTCCCGTCCCACGCGTCCATGTTCACCGGCCTGCTGGCGGCGGGGCACCACTGCACCCACCAGAATCCCCGCCTCGACGCCGACAAGACGACCCTCGCCGAACTGCTCGGCCAGGCGGGCTACGCCACGGCCGCGTTCTACTCCAATCCCTGGCTGAGCGACCGCACCACCGGCCTGCTGCGCGGCTTCGCCACCGTGCAGGAGGCGCCCGTGCAGGGCGGCGTCGCCGGCGACGCGGGCACCTGGCGGGGCGACCAGGGCGGCCGCGCCTCGGTGGGCTGGTTCCGCCGCTGGCTGCGGAGCCGCGGTCCGGAACAGCCGTTCTTCGCCTTCGTCAACCTGCTCGAGGCCCATCTGCCCTACGACCCGCCGGCCGACGTGCGGCGCCACCTGTTGCCGCAGCGCGACCCGGACGACCTGGTGACGGGCGAATGGGGCATGGAGTACCAGGCCGGTCTGCACGCCTTCGGCGAGGTGGACTGGGCCCGCCACCGCGATCTCTACTGGGGCGACGTGGCCACGGTCGACGGCCTGCTCGGCGGCATCGTCGCGGCGCTGACCGAGGCCGGTCACGTCGAGGACACCGTGCTGATCGTCTGCTCGGATCACGGGGAGAATCTGGGCGACCACGGTCTGGTCGACCACCAGTTCAGCCTGCACGAGTCGCTGCTGGCGGTGCCGCTGATCGTGCGCGCGCCGGGGCTGCTGGCCGCGGGCGAACGCACGGAGCCGGTGCTGCTGAGCGACATCTTCGCCACGGTCGGCGACCTGGCCGGCTTCACCGCGCCCGTGCCCACGCCCCACAGCCGTTCGCTGCTGGGCGGGCCGGCGCCGGCGGGGCGGGCCCTCGTGGCCGAATACGCCCGCCCCCAGGGGCATCTGGTCGGCTCGCTGGCCCGGCTGAACCCCGACCTCGACCGGGGCGCCATCGACCGTGCCCTGCGCTCGATCCGGGTGGGCGACGTGCGCCTGACCCTGGCCGACGACGGCGAGGTGCAGCTGCACGACCTGGCGGCCGATCCGGGGCAGGAGCACAACGTCTTCGCCGAACGACCGGGCGACGTGAAGGCGCTGCGGGCGCTGCTCGAACAGGAGCTCGCGGCCTACCGCCCCGGCGGGCGCAGCGAAGTCGAACTGGACGAGGCCACCCGCGAGAAGCTGCGGTCGCTGGGCTACGTCCGCTGA
- the xth gene encoding exodeoxyribonuclease III, whose amino-acid sequence MRLISWNVNGLRACLDKGFEDFVRRDGADVICLQEVRALPEQVTLDLPDYGMFWNPALKRGYSGTAILSRTRPRAVFPGLGIADHDTEGRVLTAEYDDFFVVTVYTPNAQRELTRLDYRQNQWDRDFLKFVRRLEKTKPVVFCGDLNVSHREIDLANPGPNRGNAGFTDEERAGFDNILAAGFVDTFREFEPGGGHYTWWSNRKGVRERNIGWRLDYFLISGSLRPRLVGAGILADVLGSDHCPVSLELA is encoded by the coding sequence ATGCGATTGATTTCCTGGAACGTGAACGGCCTGCGGGCCTGCCTCGACAAGGGGTTCGAGGACTTCGTGCGGCGCGACGGCGCCGATGTGATCTGCCTGCAGGAGGTGCGCGCGCTGCCCGAGCAGGTGACGCTCGACCTGCCGGACTACGGCATGTTCTGGAATCCGGCCCTCAAGCGGGGCTATTCCGGCACGGCCATTCTCAGCCGCACGCGGCCGCGGGCCGTGTTCCCGGGCCTCGGCATCGCCGACCACGACACCGAGGGGCGCGTGCTCACCGCCGAGTACGACGACTTCTTCGTCGTCACCGTGTACACGCCCAACGCCCAGCGCGAGCTGACGCGCCTGGACTACCGCCAGAACCAGTGGGACCGGGACTTCCTGAAGTTCGTGCGCCGGCTGGAGAAGACCAAGCCGGTGGTCTTCTGCGGCGACCTGAACGTCTCGCACCGGGAGATCGACCTGGCCAATCCGGGGCCCAATCGTGGCAACGCCGGCTTCACCGACGAGGAGCGGGCGGGTTTCGACAACATCCTCGCGGCGGGCTTCGTCGACACGTTCCGGGAGTTCGAGCCGGGGGGGGGACACTACACCTGGTGGAGCAACCGCAAGGGCGTGCGCGAACGGAACATCGGCTGGCGTCTGGACTACTTCCTGATCTCAGGGAGCCTGCGGCCCCGGCTCGTCGGGGCCGGCATCCTCGCCGACGTCCTCGGGTCGGACCACTGCCCCGTCAGTCTCGAACTCGCCTGA
- a CDS encoding efflux RND transporter permease subunit — protein sequence MNDLRPDAPVTATNGPIGRLIGFCLDNKLIVFLLVVLAVGWGLSVSPFAWNLGPLPRDPVPVDAIPDLGENQQIVFTEWPGRSPQDVEDQITYPLTVSLLGLPQVRTVRSYSFFGFSTIYVIFNEDADFYDSRSRILEKLGSLPVGTLPDEVRPALGPDATALGQVYWYTLEGRDEAGRPTGGWDPAELRTVQDFHVRDALLAAGGVAEVASVGGFQAEYQVDVDPDALRLYGLSLEKVVAAVRGSNRDVGARSLEINRVEYVVRGVGTIAGVADLERSVVTVQDNVPVLLGDIATVGVGPALRRGALDKEGAEAVGGVVVVRSGENPLAVITRVKAKIAEIAPSLPVRTLPDGRTSRVTVVPFYDRTGLIHETLGTLNEALRLEILITIIVVIVMVRNLRGGLVVAGLLPLAVLMVFIAMKLMKVDANIVALSGIAIAIGTMVDMGVILVENILSRRAREDGDRPLRDLVHEASTEVGSAVLTAVATTIIGFLPVFTLVAAEGKLFRPLAFTKTFALFASVLIAIVVIPPVVHLLLGLGRGRFGRRRVAATVPTSAPWWRERGLLNYVLAIVAAVFLADSWLPLGPERSLLLNILFVLVVVGGVLGLFGGFGRVYPRLLGWCLDHKALFLALPLLLVAWGAMAWLGFDRVFAFLPGAGAGGADGSTWSRVWSGPRHAFPGLGKEFMPPLDEGSFLYMPTTMPHASIGEANDVLAKLDMAIASIPEVEQVVGKLGRAQTALDPAPISMIETVINYKAEFRLNDRGERQRYRFRDGEFVRDEHGELIPDGRGRFFRQWRDGITSEDDIWQEIVRVAKIPGTTSAPRLQPISTRLVMLQSGMRAPMGVKVRGPSLEAIETAALELEKHLKEVPGVNAATVIADRVVGKPYLELHVLRDEIARHGLTVDRVQQVVQAAVGGVKATTSVEGRERFPVLVRYQRERRDDLDEIRGILVTGADGVQVPLGSLVDIRYVRGPMTIKSEDTFLVGYVIFDKDAAEAEVDVVERAAAHLRDLRAAGTLALPTGVSYVFAGSFENQVRSERTLSVVLPVALLLIFLVLYLQFRSVLTTTMVFAGVFVAWAGGFVMVWLYGQHWFLDLHLFGVDLRDLFAIHPINLSVAIWVGFLALFGIATDDGVLMATYLDISFRERRPDDRRGVRRATVAAAERRVRPALMTSATTILALLPVLTLTGRGSDIMIPMAIPSFGGMVVALITLFTVPTLYCLREERRLARTGM from the coding sequence ATGAACGACCTGCGCCCCGACGCGCCCGTCACCGCCACGAACGGACCGATCGGCCGCCTGATCGGCTTCTGCCTCGACAACAAGCTGATCGTCTTCCTGCTGGTCGTGCTGGCCGTCGGCTGGGGCCTGTCGGTGTCGCCGTTCGCCTGGAACCTGGGCCCGTTGCCCCGCGACCCGGTGCCGGTGGACGCCATCCCGGATCTGGGCGAGAACCAGCAGATCGTCTTCACCGAATGGCCGGGCCGCAGCCCCCAGGACGTCGAGGACCAGATCACCTACCCGCTGACGGTGTCGCTGCTGGGCCTGCCCCAGGTGCGGACCGTGCGCAGCTACAGCTTCTTCGGGTTCTCGACGATCTACGTCATCTTCAACGAGGACGCCGACTTCTACGACTCGCGGTCCCGCATCCTGGAGAAGCTCGGCAGCCTGCCCGTCGGCACCCTGCCCGACGAGGTGCGCCCGGCGCTGGGGCCCGATGCGACGGCGCTGGGCCAGGTCTACTGGTACACCCTCGAGGGGCGCGACGAGGCCGGCCGGCCCACCGGCGGCTGGGATCCGGCCGAACTGCGCACCGTCCAGGACTTCCATGTGCGCGACGCCCTGCTCGCCGCCGGCGGCGTCGCCGAGGTGGCCTCGGTGGGCGGCTTCCAGGCCGAGTACCAGGTCGACGTCGATCCGGACGCCCTGCGCCTGTACGGGCTCTCGCTGGAGAAGGTCGTCGCGGCCGTGAGGGGCTCGAACCGCGACGTCGGCGCGCGCAGCCTGGAGATCAACCGCGTGGAGTACGTGGTGCGCGGCGTGGGGACGATCGCCGGCGTGGCCGACCTCGAGCGCAGCGTCGTGACGGTGCAGGACAACGTGCCGGTGCTGCTCGGCGACATCGCGACGGTGGGCGTCGGGCCGGCCCTGCGTCGGGGCGCCCTGGACAAGGAGGGCGCCGAGGCCGTGGGCGGGGTCGTGGTCGTGCGCTCGGGGGAGAACCCCCTCGCGGTCATCACCCGGGTGAAGGCGAAGATCGCCGAGATCGCGCCGTCGTTGCCGGTCCGCACCCTGCCGGACGGACGCACGAGCCGGGTCACGGTGGTGCCCTTCTACGACCGCACCGGCCTGATCCACGAGACCCTCGGCACGCTGAACGAGGCGCTGCGGCTCGAGATCCTGATCACCATCATCGTGGTGATCGTCATGGTGCGGAACCTGCGCGGCGGCCTGGTCGTGGCGGGGCTGTTGCCGCTGGCGGTGCTGATGGTCTTCATCGCCATGAAGCTGATGAAGGTCGACGCGAACATCGTGGCGCTCTCGGGCATCGCCATCGCCATCGGCACGATGGTCGACATGGGCGTGATCCTGGTGGAGAACATCCTGTCGCGGCGCGCACGCGAGGACGGCGACCGCCCGCTGCGCGACCTGGTGCACGAAGCCAGCACCGAGGTGGGCAGCGCGGTGCTGACGGCCGTGGCCACGACGATCATCGGCTTCCTGCCGGTGTTCACCCTGGTCGCGGCCGAGGGGAAACTGTTCCGGCCGCTGGCCTTCACCAAGACCTTCGCCCTGTTCGCGTCGGTGCTCATCGCCATCGTGGTGATCCCGCCGGTGGTGCACCTGCTGCTGGGCCTGGGGCGCGGGCGCTTCGGACGCCGCCGCGTCGCCGCGACGGTCCCGACGTCGGCGCCCTGGTGGCGGGAGCGGGGACTGCTCAACTACGTCCTGGCGATCGTCGCCGCCGTCTTCCTGGCCGACAGCTGGCTGCCCCTGGGACCGGAGCGCAGCCTGCTGCTGAACATCCTCTTCGTGCTGGTGGTGGTCGGCGGGGTGCTCGGCCTGTTCGGCGGGTTCGGCCGCGTGTACCCGCGTCTGCTGGGGTGGTGTCTCGACCACAAGGCCCTTTTCCTGGCCCTGCCCCTGCTGCTGGTGGCCTGGGGGGCCATGGCGTGGCTCGGATTCGACCGCGTCTTCGCCTTCCTGCCGGGGGCGGGGGCCGGGGGCGCCGACGGTTCGACGTGGTCGCGCGTCTGGTCCGGCCCGCGCCACGCCTTCCCGGGACTCGGCAAGGAATTCATGCCGCCCCTGGACGAAGGTTCGTTCCTCTACATGCCGACGACCATGCCCCACGCCTCCATCGGCGAGGCCAACGACGTCCTGGCCAAGCTGGACATGGCCATCGCCTCGATTCCCGAGGTGGAGCAGGTCGTGGGCAAGCTGGGGCGGGCGCAGACGGCGCTGGACCCGGCACCCATCTCCATGATCGAGACCGTGATCAACTACAAGGCGGAGTTCCGCCTCAACGACCGGGGCGAGCGCCAGCGGTACCGGTTCCGGGACGGGGAGTTCGTGCGCGACGAGCACGGCGAGCTGATTCCCGACGGCCGGGGACGCTTCTTCCGGCAGTGGCGCGACGGGATCACGTCCGAGGACGACATCTGGCAGGAGATCGTGCGGGTGGCGAAGATCCCCGGCACGACCTCGGCGCCCAGGCTGCAGCCCATCTCGACGCGGCTGGTCATGCTGCAGAGCGGCATGCGCGCGCCCATGGGCGTCAAGGTGCGCGGGCCCAGCCTCGAGGCCATCGAGACGGCGGCCCTCGAGCTCGAGAAGCACCTCAAGGAGGTGCCGGGAGTGAACGCGGCCACGGTCATCGCCGATCGGGTCGTGGGCAAGCCCTACCTCGAACTGCACGTGCTGCGCGACGAGATCGCGCGCCACGGCCTGACCGTCGACCGCGTGCAGCAGGTCGTCCAGGCCGCCGTGGGCGGCGTCAAGGCGACGACCAGCGTCGAGGGGCGCGAGCGCTTCCCGGTGCTCGTGCGCTACCAGCGCGAGCGGCGGGACGACCTCGACGAGATCAGGGGCATCCTGGTGACCGGCGCCGACGGCGTGCAGGTGCCGCTGGGAAGCCTGGTGGACATCCGCTACGTGCGCGGCCCCATGACCATCAAGAGCGAAGACACCTTCCTGGTGGGCTACGTGATCTTCGACAAGGACGCCGCCGAGGCCGAGGTCGACGTCGTCGAGCGCGCGGCGGCCCACCTGCGCGACCTGCGCGCGGCGGGCACGCTCGCCCTGCCGACCGGCGTGAGCTACGTCTTCGCCGGCAGTTTTGAGAACCAGGTGCGCTCGGAGCGCACGCTGTCGGTCGTGCTGCCGGTGGCCCTGCTGCTGATCTTCCTCGTGCTGTACCTGCAGTTCCGCTCGGTGCTGACGACGACCATGGTCTTCGCGGGCGTGTTCGTGGCCTGGGCCGGCGGCTTCGTCATGGTATGGCTCTACGGCCAGCACTGGTTCCTGGACCTGCACCTGTTCGGCGTCGACCTGCGCGATCTCTTCGCGATCCATCCGATCAACCTGAGCGTGGCGATCTGGGTGGGCTTCCTGGCGCTCTTCGGCATCGCCACCGACGACGGCGTGCTCATGGCCACGTACCTGGACATCAGCTTCCGCGAACGCCGCCCGGACGACCGCCGCGGCGTGCGGCGGGCCACGGTGGCGGCGGCCGAACGGCGCGTGCGGCCGGCCCTGATGACCAGCGCCACGACGATCCTGGCCCTGCTGCCGGTGCTGACGCTCACCGGCCGCGGGTCGGACATCATGATCCCCATGGCGATTCCCTCGTTCGGGGGCATGGTCGTCGCCCTGATCACGCTGTTCACGGTGCCGACCCTGTACTGCCTGCGCGAGGAGCGGAGGTTGGCCCGCACCGGGATGTGA
- a CDS encoding MliC family protein yields the protein MKRVLLVIALVAVALVGVRAAYRAARVPQLPTAPAQGAPRPDPGPLPMQAFVSATGQHYLAVYDRENHTATLLDAVGTHALAPVRTASGARYEGDGRMLWTKGGEAILEIDGTPVAGLTVSGRQALLERHWRGGVTLLASGTEPDWFLAVRPDGAEFILGGYAERHELPAAEHDWPPGLAPAGRYVFGRGDGAAVLTITPGACLDAMSGEPYAAAASLAFDGRTWTGCALGLR from the coding sequence ATGAAACGTGTGCTGCTCGTCATCGCCCTGGTCGCCGTCGCCCTGGTCGGCGTGCGGGCCGCCTACCGCGCCGCCCGGGTGCCCCAGCTGCCGACGGCCCCCGCCCAGGGCGCCCCGCGCCCCGACCCCGGCCCCCTGCCCATGCAGGCCTTCGTCTCGGCGACCGGCCAGCACTACCTCGCCGTCTACGACCGCGAGAACCACACGGCGACCCTGCTCGATGCGGTGGGGACCCATGCGCTCGCGCCGGTGCGCACGGCTTCCGGTGCCCGCTACGAGGGCGACGGCCGCATGCTGTGGACGAAGGGCGGGGAGGCGATCCTGGAGATCGACGGCACCCCGGTCGCGGGGCTGACGGTGAGCGGACGCCAGGCCCTGCTCGAGCGCCACTGGCGGGGAGGCGTCACGCTGCTCGCCTCCGGCACCGAGCCGGACTGGTTCCTGGCGGTGCGGCCCGACGGCGCGGAGTTCATCCTCGGCGGCTACGCCGAACGGCACGAACTCCCCGCCGCGGAGCACGACTGGCCACCCGGCCTGGCGCCGGCGGGCCGCTACGTCTTCGGCCGCGGCGACGGAGCCGCGGTGCTGACGATCACGCCCGGCGCGTGCCTGGACGCCATGTCCGGCGAGCCCTACGCGGCCGCGGCGAGCCTCGCCTTCGACGGACGCACCTGGACCGGTTGCGCCCTCGGCCTGCGCTGA
- a CDS encoding LysM peptidoglycan-binding domain-containing protein → MRHGALGLGVLLLLSGIAPVAGFAGSARPDTLVHTVRSGDTLIEICGTYRDRTNHYSLDDLLKDIRRANGLTSNFLRIGQELKVPVLPDEPVAQVRRRVRDGEELRGMYLTGPACGVSSVLGRVDAFVAAGGNAVVFDAKDIDGGVSFHSRHPLASWGKGRSAPVISSLDDMMARFDRRGLYTVARLALFLDGELGHRRPDLALQDSTGNPWGERGCVWMDPAQPEVREYNLALAAELARAGVDEIQFDYVRFPTNGWRGDWVGDLEHTALRRRAVISDFLAVARDTLAAYGVKVSADLYGIMAWGRMEDLALTGQHVPTIAGLVDVICPMIYPSHFGPGFEGRKRPGDDPDYFIGEGTRRFVAQVAGQAEIRPWLQAFPYRVTKYDGAYIATQVGAARDAGGRGWCLWNPACRYGEALDVLPALSGAVPGALTLAEPDAPAAGMRRAPARGLVQPVLPQGATAASLAPVQGAGIQ, encoded by the coding sequence ATGCGCCACGGAGCCCTCGGGCTCGGCGTGCTGCTGCTGCTGAGCGGGATCGCACCGGTGGCCGGTTTCGCCGGGTCGGCCCGCCCCGACACCCTGGTGCACACGGTGCGCAGCGGCGACACCCTGATCGAGATCTGCGGGACCTACCGCGACCGCACGAACCACTACTCCCTGGACGACCTGCTCAAGGACATCCGGCGGGCGAACGGCCTGACCTCGAACTTCCTGCGCATCGGCCAGGAGCTGAAGGTGCCGGTGCTGCCGGACGAGCCGGTCGCGCAGGTGCGGCGCCGCGTCCGGGACGGCGAAGAGCTGAGGGGCATGTACCTGACCGGCCCGGCCTGCGGCGTCTCGTCGGTGCTCGGCCGGGTCGACGCCTTCGTCGCGGCCGGCGGCAACGCCGTCGTCTTCGACGCCAAGGACATCGACGGCGGCGTCTCGTTCCACAGCCGGCATCCGCTGGCGTCGTGGGGCAAGGGGCGTTCGGCGCCGGTGATCTCGTCCCTCGACGACATGATGGCGCGTTTCGACCGCCGGGGGTTGTACACGGTGGCCCGACTCGCCCTGTTCCTCGACGGGGAACTGGGCCACCGCCGGCCGGATCTGGCCCTCCAGGATTCGACCGGCAACCCCTGGGGCGAGCGGGGCTGCGTGTGGATGGATCCGGCGCAGCCGGAGGTGCGGGAGTACAACCTGGCCCTGGCTGCGGAACTGGCCCGGGCGGGCGTCGACGAGATCCAGTTCGACTACGTGCGCTTCCCGACCAACGGCTGGCGGGGCGACTGGGTGGGCGATCTCGAGCATACGGCCCTGCGCCGGCGCGCCGTGATCAGCGACTTCCTGGCCGTGGCCCGGGACACCCTGGCGGCCTACGGCGTGAAGGTGAGCGCCGACCTCTACGGCATCATGGCCTGGGGCCGCATGGAGGACCTGGCCCTCACCGGCCAGCACGTGCCGACCATCGCGGGCCTCGTGGACGTGATCTGCCCCATGATCTACCCGTCCCACTTCGGCCCGGGTTTCGAGGGGCGCAAGCGGCCGGGCGACGACCCCGACTACTTCATCGGCGAGGGCACGCGGCGCTTCGTGGCGCAGGTGGCGGGCCAGGCCGAGATCCGGCCCTGGCTGCAGGCCTTCCCCTACCGGGTGACGAAGTACGACGGCGCCTACATCGCCACCCAGGTGGGGGCGGCGCGGGACGCCGGGGGGCGCGGCTGGTGTCTGTGGAATCCGGCCTGCCGCTACGGCGAGGCCCTCGACGTGCTGCCCGCCCTGAGCGGGGCCGTTCCCGGAGCGCTCACCCTCGCGGAGCCGGACGCGCCCGCGGCCGGGATGCGTCGGGCCCCGGCGCGCGGACTGGTGCAGCCGGTGCTGCCGCAGGGCGCCACCGCGGCGAGCCTGGCGCCGGTCCAGGGCGCCGGTATCCAGTAG
- a CDS encoding pyridoxal phosphate-dependent aminotransferase → MSDKPVLSTIARTISASATLQLNAAAARMRTEGEPVIHLGGGEPKSVAPREALDAGIAMLETGEVRYTPASGTPELKDAIVAYTERFNGRRVDRSQVMVSAGAKQAIMIALMALVDRGDEVVFPVPYWVSYPEMTRIAGGVPVPVACAPGTLQPSLAAMDAALGPRARVLLLNSPSNPSGHILDREFLTAVIAMCQDRGVTVLLDDIYHRLVFDGAEVPHGFECTDRDLEDAGLVVLNGVSKQYAMTGFRIGWAVGPAALIKAMSNIQSHLSGNPCTVSQAASVAAILGDQASVESLRVELQERRDETMALLAAIPGVRPLRPAGTFYCFVDFSAIDPDSTALSRRLLDQVRVVTVPGVEFGLDGHLRLSYCGAMADVREGIRRIAWLLDPQAGAELAVGDRVFTR, encoded by the coding sequence ATGTCCGACAAACCCGTCCTGAGCACCATCGCGCGCACGATCAGCGCGTCCGCGACGCTGCAGCTGAATGCGGCGGCGGCCCGCATGCGCACCGAGGGTGAGCCCGTCATCCACCTCGGGGGCGGCGAACCCAAGAGCGTGGCGCCCCGCGAGGCCCTCGACGCCGGCATCGCCATGCTGGAAACGGGAGAGGTGCGCTACACGCCGGCTTCGGGCACGCCCGAACTCAAGGACGCCATCGTCGCCTACACCGAACGGTTCAACGGGCGGCGCGTCGATCGTTCCCAGGTCATGGTGTCGGCGGGGGCGAAGCAGGCCATCATGATCGCCCTGATGGCGCTGGTCGATCGGGGTGACGAGGTCGTCTTCCCGGTGCCCTACTGGGTGAGCTATCCCGAGATGACCCGGATCGCCGGGGGCGTGCCGGTGCCCGTCGCCTGCGCGCCCGGCACGCTGCAGCCGAGCCTCGCGGCCATGGACGCGGCCCTCGGGCCCCGCGCCAGGGTGCTGCTGCTGAACAGCCCGAGCAACCCGTCGGGGCACATCCTCGACCGCGAGTTCCTCACCGCCGTGATCGCCATGTGCCAGGACCGCGGCGTGACCGTGCTGCTCGACGACATCTACCATCGGCTCGTCTTCGACGGGGCCGAGGTGCCGCACGGCTTCGAGTGCACCGACCGCGACCTGGAGGACGCGGGCCTGGTGGTGCTGAACGGCGTTTCGAAGCAGTACGCCATGACCGGCTTCCGCATCGGCTGGGCGGTGGGCCCGGCCGCGCTGATCAAGGCCATGTCGAACATCCAGTCCCACCTGTCGGGCAATCCCTGCACCGTGTCGCAGGCGGCGTCGGTGGCGGCCATCCTCGGCGACCAGGCCTCGGTCGAGTCGCTGCGCGTCGAGCTGCAGGAACGGCGCGACGAGACCATGGCGCTGCTGGCGGCCATTCCCGGCGTGCGGCCGCTCAGGCCCGCCGGCACCTTCTACTGCTTCGTCGATTTCAGCGCCATCGATCCCGACTCGACCGCCCTGTCGCGGCGCCTGCTCGACCAGGTGCGCGTGGTGACGGTGCCGGGCGTGGAGTTCGGCCTCGACGGCCACCTGCGCCTGAGCTACTGCGGGGCCATGGCCGACGTGCGCGAAGGCATCCGGCGCATCGCCTGGCTGCTCGATCCGCAGGCGGGCGCCGAACTGGCGGTGGGGGACCGGGTCTTCACCAGGTGA